The Cervus canadensis isolate Bull #8, Minnesota chromosome 9, ASM1932006v1, whole genome shotgun sequence genome contains a region encoding:
- the MED4 gene encoding mediator of RNA polymerase II transcription subunit 4 has translation MAAASSGEKEKERPGGGLGAAGGNSTRERLLSALEDLEVLSRELIEMLAISRNQKLLQSGEENQVLELLIHRDGEFQELMKLALNQGKIHHEMQVLEKEVEKRDSDIQQLQKQLKEAEQILATAVYQAKEKLKSIEKARKGAISSEEIIKYAHRISASNAVCAPLTWVPGDPRRPYPTDLEMRSGLLGQMNNPSTNGVNGHLPGDALAAGRLPDVLAPQYPWQSNDMAMNMLPPNHSHDFLLEPPGHNKENEDDVEVMSTDSSSSSSDSD, from the exons ATGGCGGCGGCATCGAGCGGCGAGAAGGAGAAGGAGCGGCCGGGCGGCGGCTTAGGAGCTGCCGGCGGTAATAGCACCCGAGAGCGGCTGCTGTCAGCGCTGGAAGATCTGGAGGTCTTGTCAAG AGAACTTATAGAAATGCTGGCAATTTCGAGAAACCAAAAGTTGCTACAGTCTGGAGAGGAGAACCAG GTCCTGGAGTTGTTAATTCACAGAGATGGGGAATTTCAGGAACTAATGAAATTGGCACTTAATCAGGGAAAAATCCATCATGAAATGcaagttttagaaaaagaagtagaaaagagaGACAGTGATATTCAGCAACTACAAAAACAGCTAAAGGAAGCAGAACAGATACTG GCAACAGCTGTTTACCaagcaaaagaaaaactcaagtcaatagaaaaagcaagaaaag GTGCTATTTCCTCTGAAGAAATAATTAAGTATGCACATAGGATTAGTGCAAGTAATGCTGTGTGTGCCCCACTCACCTGGGTCCCAG GGGACCCACGGAGACCATACCCAACTGATCTGGAGATGAGAAGTGGATTACTGGGTCAGATGAACAATCCTTCCACTAATGGAGTAAATGGTCATCTCCCAGGGGATGCACTTGCAGCAGGCAGACTGCCAG ATGTCCTTGCTCCGCAGTACCCCTGGCAGTCAAACGACATGGCGATGAACATGTTGCCACCAAACCACAGTCATGACTTTCTGTTGGAACCTCCAGGGCACAACAAAGAAAACGAGGACGATGTAGAGGTTATGTCAACGGACTCCTCAAGCAGCAGCAGTGACTCTGATTAG